The Kribbella sp. HUAS MG21 genome includes the window CGGCGTGGTGATCGGCTCCCGCTACGTCCCCGGCGGCTCCGCCGCGGCCGAATGGGGCTGGCACCGCCGCGCGCTGTCCGCGTGGGCGAACTTCTACGTGAACGCGATCCTGCGCCTGCACGTGAAGGACGCGACTGCCGGCTTCAAGGCGTGGAAGGCCGACACCCTGCGCTGGATCGACATCGCGTCGATCGAGAGCAACGGGTACTCGTTCCAGGTCGAGATGAACTACCGCACGGTCAAGCGCGGCCTGAAGATCGCCGAGACCCCGATCCGCTTCGAGGAGCGCACCGAGGGCGTCTCGAAGATGAGCCTGAAGGTCCAGCTCGAGTCCGCCCTGATGCCCTGGAAACTCCTCTTCGGCCGCTCCTGACCGACGGCTGGACCGCCGGCTCGGCCGCCTGCTCGATCGGCGGTTGCTAGATCGAGCGGGCGACGGAGGCCAGCATCCGGTCCGCGGCCTTGAAGACCGCGGACCTCGACTCCCGGCGGGCCACGGCGCACACCGTGACCGTCACGTTGTGCACGGTCTCGACGCCGGTCAGCGTCGTACATCTGGCGACCAGCGACACCACGATGCCGTTCTGCGTCGTGATGCGGCCGGAGTACGGCTGCTCGGCCTGCGAGCCGACGTTCGAGTTCGCCGGCGCCATGGTGCGGACCGCGCCCTTCTTGACGCCCTTCATGCGGTCCGCCGCGATCATCTGATCCACTGCCGCGGCAACGCCCAGCCGTGCGGGCCAGCCGGTCGACGGAGCCACCGCGACGAGGACCGCGCCGGGCAACGCGGAAGTCTCGAGCAACACGCTGTACTTCGTCGTCTTGCCCTTGCGCCACCCCGGGGCGGGAGTGACGTAGATGTCGTCGTACACGTGGATGCCGGTGTCGATGTCCTTCAGCGTCCGGCGCCGCTCGCCGACCCCTGGCGGCGTGGTCTGGGACGGGGGCTGCGCCGATTGACTCGGCTGTGACGTCGGCTGCGTGGTCGGCGGTGCGGTGGCCGAGGGCTGCCCCGACGGGTTGGTGAGGCCGTCCGAATACGTCGCGGTCGGGAGCTCGGCCTCGGCGGTGTCGTCGCCGCCGCGGGTGGTGACGAAGACGACTGTGCCGACCAGGAGGAGCAGTACCAGCGCAACGGCGCCGATCGGGAGCCAGACGGCTTTGGAGGGCCTACGGGGCGGCTGCTGGCTGCCTGGGTACTGCGGGCTTTGCTGGTACGCCGGGTTGTTGTGCGGGCCGGCGTGCTGCGACTGCTGGCCGTGCTGCGGCTGGGCGTAGTGCGGTGGCTGGCTGTACTGCGGCTGCCCGTACTGGGGTAGCTGCCCGTACTGCGGCGGCTGGCGATGCTGCGGCGCCTCGCCGTACTGCGGCGGTTGGCCGGGCTGCGCGGGCCCGCCGGGGTACTGCTGCGGCTGGCCGGTCGGCTGCGGTGGCTGGGCCGCGGCGTGCCTTGGCTGCTGGGCGCTGTGCTGTGGGGCTTGGGCGTCGTACTGCGGCTGCTGGGCGTCGTACTGCGACGACGTACCGGTGGCCTGGCGGCCGTACTCCGGTAGCGGGGCGGTGTGTTGCGGCGGGGCGCCGTACGGCTGTTGAGGTGGGCCCTGGGGTGGGGCGGCGTACGGGCGGTGGTCCGGGTTCCAAGCAGGGGGTTGGGGCTCGGTCACGGCGAGGCCTCACTCGATCGTTCAAATATCGGGCTGGACCGGTCCCCGAATCCGGCCGCCTGAGGCTACCCCACCGAACCGCGATCGGCCTACGGTCAGCCGGGGCCGAGTTCGTGAAGGGTCAGCCGTAGCCGAGTTCGTGCAGGCGGGCGTCGTCGATGCCGAAGTGGTGGGCGATCTCGTGCACGACCGTGATGTTCACCTCATCGACGACGTCGTCGACGGTCTCGCAGATCCGCAGCGTCGGATTGCGATAGATCGTGATCCGGTCCGGGAGTACGCCGCCGTAGTAGTGCCCGCGCTCGGTCAGCGGGATGCCCTCGTAGATCCCGAGCAGCTCCGGATCGCCCGCCGGCGGCTCGTCCTCGACGAACACGGCGACGTTGTCGATCAGCGCCGCCAGCTCCTCCGGTACCTCGTCCAGCGCCTGCGCGACCAGCACCTCGAAGTCCGCCCGGCTCATCTCGATCACCCCGCCAGTATCTCGTTTTGGAAGCTGGCGCCGTCTCCTCTATGCTTACGGCTGTCCCTGGAGCTTCGGCTCCCGCGGGTCCGAGTCCCCATCGTCTAGTGGCCTAGGACGCTGCCCTTTCAAGGCGGTAACGCGGGTTCGAATCCCGTTGGGGATACGGCCGAAAGGTCGGTGCAAGAAGTACCTCGAAGATGCTGTAAGATCGTCGAGTCACAAGGCCCAGTGGCGCAGTTGGTTAGCGTGCCGCCCTGTCACGGCGGAGGTCGCGGGTTCGAGTCCCGTCTGGGTCGCCAGGAGAAGGCGGCGGTGTCAAAACACCGCCGCCGAACTTTCTCCCCGGTCAGGTAGCTCAGCTGGTAGAGCGTCCGCCTGAAAAGCGGAAGGTCGGCGGTTCGAGACCGCCCCTGACCACCTCTCTGATCAGCGGAGATGGCAGTCTGTAGTCGAGGTGTGTGGATGAACTGCAGCAATAACTGCAGCAGTAGACTCCTTCTCGGCGTGTCAAGAACTTCGCCCCCAATCCATCGTTCCTCTGCGACACACCGATGCCAGACAAGCTGATTGGCGGCAAACAGCCGCCTTGGGCCATCGTTGTACTCCCGGAAGACAGCGTCGTCGAGTTCGAGGCTCTCCTTCGCCCTGGACTTGAGAGGCACTTCACCCGGGTCGAGTTCGTCTCGACGGAAGGTGCCAGCGACCTCCACCAGGGGGAGTACGACGCGGCCATCGTCATCGGCGACCCTCCGAACCACCTCTCGCGGAATCTGAATGTGCTCCAGTTCGGCGGCTCCTTTCTAGCTGTGGACCCCCAGGCGATTCCCGGCCTCTCTCACGACGACCCGGCATGGTCGAGGTGGCGGCTCTTCTGGTTTGACGGTCCGACAGCAAAACAGTTCCGCATCTCGCAAGCCGCGATCGACGGCGGCTTGGCCGCGCTGGCCGAGGCAACTCTGCGTCCCGCCGAAGGCGTCCGCTACAAGCATCTCGACTGGCAGCTGATCAACGGCTCCGCCGCCGAGCTACCAGTTCACACCGCGCTCACGCCGTTTCTCGTTGATTCAGCGGGGCGTGTGCTCGCGGCACGCTTGCAACGCGGCGACACTCCCGACGACGGTGAACTCTGGTGCCTGCCCGCAGATGCGGCCAACGCAGTCGAGGAGTGGGTAGCGGCCGCGATTCGGCACTGGCGCGCAGCAGGCCAGGAGGCGTTCGCAGACGCCGACGCGTGGACCGAAGACCCATCGTGGACTACACACATCGAAGACCGGTCGACATCGGAGTACCGGACTCGACTGGACGCGATCGAGGTGCAGCGTGCAGAACTGACAGCGGAGCTCGAAGGTCTGTTGGCGGCTCGGGAGGACGCCCGTCGACAGGCGGACAGTAACGAACGCCGGCTGCTCACTGCCCAAGGGCCTGAACTCGTGGAGGAAGTGTCCGCAGCGCTTGGCCGTCTGGGGTTCGAGGTCATCGATGCCGATACCTTGCCGCAGCATTCGAACGGTCGTAAGCAAGAGGATCTCCGAATCACAGATGAGGCGTGGACCTGCCTCGTGGAGATCAAGGGATACGCCAAGGGCAACGCGAAGACTGGTGATCTCCTTCAACTCGGCAAGGCCGTCACGGTCTTCGTCCTGCACGAGCAACGCGAGCCCGATGCTCAGTGGTACGTCGTCAACCAGAGCTTCCAGATGCCTCCAGCCGATCGACCGGAGCCCTTCGCCGGCGCACGCGAGGAGGTCGAGATCTTCGCGGGCAACAACGGTCTCGTGATTGACACGCGTGCGCTGTTTACGCTCGACAAAGACGTACAGGCTGGTGTCCTGACACCGCTTGATGCTCGTCGCATGCTGCGCGAGGCGCGGGGGGTCCTGCGTTACCCATCGGGTTCGGAGGAGGGGGGCGCGTAAGTACGCCCCCCTCCGGAACAGCCTTACGCCAGGTGCTCCTGCAGCTTCCGCAGCGCCTCGCGCTTGTCGTCCAGCGACGTGTGCGCGTAGATCGTCATCGTCACGTCCAGGTTGGCGTGACCCACGATCGCCTGCACGATGTGCGGCGGCACCTTGAGTCCGAGCAGCAGCGTCACGCAGCTGTGCCTCAGGTCGTGCAGCCGTACGCCGTCCAGGCCGGCGGCGGTCCTCAGCGGGTACCAGCTGCGTCGCAGGTTGTCCGGCTCGATCGGCGTACCGATCTCAGTGGTGAAGACGTAGCCGGTGTCCTTCCAGACCGCGCCCGCCGACTTGCGTTCGCGGTTCTGCCGCTCTTGGTGCTCGCGCAGATCGGCAACGCAGCGGGCGATCAGCGGGACGGTTCGCCGGGATCGGCGGGTCTTCGGAGTGACGGCCCGGAGTTCACCGTCCACCCGCTGGAGGGTCTGCCGGATCTCCAGAAACTCGTTGTCCAGATCAACGTCTTCCCATCGCAGCCCGAGCAGTTCACCTCGTCGCAAGCCCAGGTAGAGCGCGAGGGTGTAGAGGGCTTTCAGCCGGTTGTTCTCTGCTGCGACGCGGAGTTTGCGGGCCTGGTCGGCGTTGAGTCCCCGGTTCACCTCGTAGGTCGCGCCGCGCACCTGGACGAGCTTGGCGACGTTGCGCTGGACGAGTTCCTCGCGCACCGCGGCTTGCAGTGCGTTCCGCAGTACGGAGTGGATTTGCTCGACCAGACGGTCTGATGGGGTCTTGTGGCAGCACCGGCCGACCGCGCAGCACTTGGCCTTCGCGCCCCGGCGCTTGTCGTAGCCGTGCAGGCAGCACAGGCAGGTGTTTGCGACGCGCTGCATGAACATTCGCACGTCGGCGCCGTTGAGCTTGTGCAGCTTCTTGCGGCCCAGCACCGGGATGATGTGGACCCGCGCCACAACTTCGTAGCCCTGGTGGGTTTTTGGCTTGCGCGACGGCTTTACGACGTATTCCAGCCAGTGGTGCAGGAACGCCTCCAGCGTCCAGTTGGTGGCTTCGGCCGGAATGCCCTGGTCGGACCTGGCCTGGAGGTTGCGCAGCTTCGTGGTGACCACGGCTTCGGTCTTGCCGGTGACGACCTTGCGCCGGCGGGTGCCGTCCGGCATCAGTACGTAGGCGGCACCGACCCACAGGTTGTCCTCGGTACGCTGGTAGACGGAGCCTTGTCCGTTCGATCTGCGGGTGCGCTTCCTGCGCGGGGTGGTGGTCACGCGGCGGTCCCCTCTTCGAGCAGGGTGATGGCTTCTTCGAGTGCCGAGACGCGCACGAGTCGGCGGGCGCCGATCTTGACGGTCTTCAGCTTGTTGGTGCGGATCAGGTCGTAGAGCGTGGATCGGTGGATGTTGAGCCGCTGTGCGGCTTCGTCGGTGGTGATCAGCAGGCGCTCGATCTCGGTCGGGGGCTGGTCGGTCATCGGGATGTTCCTCCGAGTGGATTGCTGGTTGGTTGACGTGACCTGCCGGGACAGCCGGGACAGGTGCCGGGGTGGGGTGTCCCGGCTCGATCGGGGTGAAACCGCAGGTCAGAGCGTTGCCGGGACAGCCGGGACAGCCGGGACAGTTCACGGCGCGTCACCTGTCCCGGCGTCTGGTGGTGCGGCGTACCGGCCGTCTGCGACCCGGACGAGGTGACCGCGGTTCTCCATCCGGGCGCAGGTCTTGCGGGTGTTGCCGATGTCGAGGCCGGTGGCGTCGGAGATCTCCTTCGGGCTGGCGCCTTGGTGGCCTCGGACGTAGCGCAGGATCACCGCGCTGGTGTCGTGCACGGTGTGTTCGAGAACCGGTCCGTCGAGCAGTGACCAGGTGCCGGTGGGCTGGTCGAACTTCAGGGCCCGTTCGGCTTCTTCCACGTCGCGGCCGGTGGTCTTGAGTACGGCGTCGGCTTCATGGCGCGAGCGGGACAGGACGTGGATGGTGTCGGCGGCACCGGCGATGCCGTTGGTGCCGGACAGTTCCTCCAGGAAGTCGTCGGCGGCCATCTTGCGGGTGTGGTGCACGAGCACGACGGCGATGCCGTATTCGTCGGCGATGGCTTTGGCGAGTCCGGCGGCTCGGTAGTCGTCGCTGTAGGCGTTCGATCCGGGGGCCTGGCCGCGGACCTTGGCGAACACGTCGATGACGACCATGCGCGCGTCGGGGTGGGTGTCGAGCCAGGCGCGGATCATGTCCGCTCCCCCGGCAGAAAGGTTGGGGCAGGCGGTGGGCAGGTACAGCCCGGCGGGTGCGGGTGCGCCGTCGAGCACCTTGAGGATGCGGCCTTGCAGACGGCGCGGGTTGTCCTCCAGTGCCAGGTAGAGCACCGGGCCGGCGGCGCAGTCGATCGCGTGCAGCGCCCGATACCCGCCCGCCACGGCGACCGCCCAGCCGAGCGCGAGCCACGACTTGCCGACCTTCGGCGCCCCCGCGAGCACCGAAAGTCCTTCCGGGACCAGGCCAGTGATGGCCCAATTCGGCTCGGGGAAGTCGTGGTGCACGAGCCGGTCGGCGGTCCAGGCGTCGGCGAACGGGTGCAGCGGGCGTACGTTGCTGCCCAGCTGGTCGCCGTGGTGACCGCCGCTGTAGGTGCCGGGGTCGAGCGGGTTGGCGGTCACGCCGATTCCTCCCACAGGGATGGTTGGGCGCCGAGCGGCCGGTTGGACCACAGGGCCTCGGTGCGGATGCCGTGGCGGTTGGCTTGGCCGGTGAACGCGGCCAGGTCGAGGCGGTGCCAGCCGTCGTACAGGTCGTCGTAGAGGGCACTGGGGTAGCCGGACAGCACGACCGCGGCTCGGCATCCGCGCAGTGCGTCGGCCAGGTCTCGGTGCTCGTCCTCGCCGCTCATCTCGACGGCGTACTGCCGCGATGACCGGGTGGTTCCGAGGTAGGGCGGGTCGGCGTAGATGCACACGCCGGGGTGGCGTCCGTAGTCGGCGATCACGTCGAGCGCGGGCCGCGATTCCAGGCTGACTTTGCGGAGCCGGTCGAGCGCCGGCGTCATCCGTTCGACGTAGGCGGCCAGGTAGTCCGGCATCGAGACCGGTGAGCGCCCGGCCGGGTTCTGGAAGTGCCGCCACCCGGTTCGGCGCCGGGTGCCGCCCCGGCCTTGGGTGAGTTGCACCCACACCCGCCGCGCGGTCTCCAAGTCATCCAGGTCATCGGTCAGGTGGTAGGCGGCCAGGTGCTCGGCGCGGCTGTGCGGGGTGAGGTAGCAGGCCCGGGCCAGTTCCTCGCCCCGGTCGCGTAGCACCCGCCAGAACGTCATCAGCGCCCCGTCGAGGTCGTTCACGGTCTCGAACCGCACCGGCGGTTTCGCCAGCAGCACGGCCAGCGACCCGGCGAACGGTTCGACGTAGTGCGAGTGGATCGGCAAGAGGTTCACCAATTGGGCCGCCTTGGTCGTCTTCCCGCCGTAGTAGGCGAACGGCGGCGCGGTGGTCGTCACGCGGCCACCGCCGATCCGGCGTCGAGGTCGCTGGTGTCGTAGCCGAGTGCTTCGGCGGTGGCGGCGATCAGGTCGCGGGCGGCGGGTGGGGTGACGGCGTTGCCGAGCTGGCGGACTCGTTCGCGCTTGTTGCCGAGCACGACGTAGCCGGGGGTGAACGCCATCCCGGCGGCGATCTCGTGCGGTTCCAGCATCCGGAACAGGCAGTCCTCGACGGCCGGGGTTGCGTACTCGAGCAGGGACTGGTGCCCGGCGGTGGTGAGGGTCCGTAGCGGTTCGCCGACCGGGGTGGACATCTCGGCACCATCGCCCCGGGCGGTGTTGTTGCGCATCACCAGGGCGTAGCGGTCGCGGGTGGTGAAGGTGCCGTGCGGGTCGTCGGTGGTCCGGGCGGTGGCGTTGCCGTAGTAGGGCATCAGCAGGCCGTGGTGGTTGCCTGCGGCGGCGAACGTGTCGAACACCTGGCCGACACCCTTGGCGGTGTTGTTGGCGCGCAGCGGGATCACCATCGGGGTCACGAGGGCTTCGGACTCGGTCGCGGTCCGGGTCCGCATCACCTCGGTGACCGGGGTGCCGGTGTCGTTCCAGGTGCCGCCGGCGGGCACCAGCAGCGCGTTTTCGTTGCGGGTGGTCTGAGTCCGCAGTACGGCGGTGACGGGCATGGCCTGCTTGCCGTCGCGGCCCTCCATCGGCACCACCAGCGGCGCACCGAGCCGCGCCTGCCGGTCGAGCGCGGCGGCGATCCGGGCCATGGTCTTAGCGGCCAGCGGGCGGGCCTTGTCGCCGATCCGCTCACCGGTCAGGGACCAGTCGATCGCGGACGCGGCAGGCAACCAGCCCGGCTCCACGACCTGGTTGCGGCAGGCCACATTCGGGCAGCGCCACACGTACTGCGCGCGGTAGCGGCCCCACGCCTTGTCGGGCTTCTTCCACGCCTGCATCGCCCGCACCAGCTGGTCGCAGCCCGGGCAGTACGCCAGCGGCCGGGTCCACCGGTTCAGGTCCGGGCAGCGGGTCTTCTTCAGGTGCGCCACGACGTACATCCGGTCCCTGGACTGCGGGGCGGGCAGCCCGCCGGCCTGGGCGTGCATGCTGTTGAGGTAGACGATGTGCAGGCAGTAGCCGAGTGCGTCGAACCCGGCCCGCCACGACGGCCACAGCACCCACTTGGCCGCGTCTACGACGTTCTCCACGATCACCACGGGGTAGCGGTGGTGCTCGGTGAACCGCAGCACGTCCCACATCGTCGCCCTTGACCGTTCGGCGGCCTCGTCGGGCAGGGTCTCGCCGAACAGGTCCGGGGTGGCGTCGATGTTGCGTTTGCGGCCCTTGGCCTGGGAGTGGTTCGTGCACTCCGGGGAGAACCAGGCGCCATCGGTGCGCGGGTAGCGGCGCGGATCGACCTGCGACAGGTCGGCACACTCGTGGTCGGTGTTCGGGTGGTTGGTGTTGTGCGTCTCGACGGCCAGCCGCCAGTGGTTCGCGGCCATCCGCACGGTCACGCCGGGAACCTGGATCGCGCCGGTGCTCGATCCCCCGGCCCCGCAGAACAGGTCGGTCCAACTCATCGCGAAACTCATCAGGCGGCTACCTTCCGGGGTCGCTTCGCACCGGCGCGCAGGCCGGACGTGATCGTCTTGTGGGCTTGGGTTTCGCTGTGCGGTTCGGGACAGGTCGCGGCCAGCCGGTGTTCGGCGTCCAGCAGGGCGGCGTACACCTCGGCTTCGGTGAGCGCGCCCCCGGCGACCAGGCGGCCCAGGTTCTGCGCGGCCATGAACAGGGCACTGTTGTGCTCGCCCGCGTCGGCGGTGACGACGTGGCGGCACTCGTCGGTGACGGCCCGGTCCAAGTAGGCCGACCGTCGCCCGGTGTGCACCTGCGCCGGCCGCGCCGGACTGGGTACGACGGTCGGGGCGGTGAGGCGATGTTTGAGCCAGCTGGGCAGCGGCGCCGGGGCCACGTCGTGGACCAGGGTGTAACGGTTGCCCGCGACAACCGATCCGGCGGCCACGACGTACCCGCCGCCGGCGCGGGTATCGACCAGCCACCCCAGGCCGCGGCCTCGGGTGCCGCCGGTATTGCGCAACTGCACACCCGCGTCCAGGGCGGGGGCGGTGAAGTACAGGTGAAACCCGCCGCGCCCGGTCTGGACGGTGTAGGTGTCGGACGGGAAAGGCTGCCCGGCGTCGGCGCACAGGTCGGCGAACACGTCGCACCCATCGGTGATCCCGGGCCGCTGCCACGCCTCGGGCGCGGTCTGGCCGGGCTTGGGCTGGTCCAGGTCGATCACGACCAGGCCAGCGGGTCCGCAGGCGATCGCGACGCCGTGGCGGGCGTGGCCCGGCCAGTTCCACCACCGGGTCAACCGGGCCTCGTCGGTGGTCGCGGCGGTCTCCCACGCCTCGATCGCGGGCACCTTCGCGCCCGGAACGAGGGGGAACACCGGCCAGCCGCGCCGGGCCGCGTCGAGCGCGACGGACAGGTTGGGCAGGTTCGGGATCACGTTGCCTCCAAGTCGATTTCGGGTCGGTTACGGTCTCCGGTAGCCGGGCCGGTCCAGATGCGCGCGGCCCGGCCACCGGGCTTCAGGGTTGGGTCAGAACGGCGGTTCGCCGCTGTCCTGTCGGGTCCACGGGTCGCCACCACCAGCACCGGCCGCGCCGTTCGCGGCGGCGCCTGCGGTGGCGGGCTGACGGTTGGCGTTGGCCCACGGGTCGTCCGGGTTGCCGCTGGTCTTCGCGGCGCG containing:
- a CDS encoding metallopeptidase family protein, with product MSRADFEVLVAQALDEVPEELAALIDNVAVFVEDEPPAGDPELLGIYEGIPLTERGHYYGGVLPDRITIYRNPTLRICETVDDVVDEVNITVVHEIAHHFGIDDARLHELGYG
- a CDS encoding bifunctional DNA primase/polymerase, yielding MIPNLPNLSVALDAARRGWPVFPLVPGAKVPAIEAWETAATTDEARLTRWWNWPGHARHGVAIACGPAGLVVIDLDQPKPGQTAPEAWQRPGITDGCDVFADLCADAGQPFPSDTYTVQTGRGGFHLYFTAPALDAGVQLRNTGGTRGRGLGWLVDTRAGGGYVVAAGSVVAGNRYTLVHDVAPAPLPSWLKHRLTAPTVVPSPARPAQVHTGRRSAYLDRAVTDECRHVVTADAGEHNSALFMAAQNLGRLVAGGALTEAEVYAALLDAEHRLAATCPEPHSETQAHKTITSGLRAGAKRPRKVAA
- a CDS encoding AAA family ATPase; amino-acid sequence: MTANPLDPGTYSGGHHGDQLGSNVRPLHPFADAWTADRLVHHDFPEPNWAITGLVPEGLSVLAGAPKVGKSWLALGWAVAVAGGYRALHAIDCAAGPVLYLALEDNPRRLQGRILKVLDGAPAPAGLYLPTACPNLSAGGADMIRAWLDTHPDARMVVIDVFAKVRGQAPGSNAYSDDYRAAGLAKAIADEYGIAVVLVHHTRKMAADDFLEELSGTNGIAGAADTIHVLSRSRHEADAVLKTTGRDVEEAERALKFDQPTGTWSLLDGPVLEHTVHDTSAVILRYVRGHQGASPKEISDATGLDIGNTRKTCARMENRGHLVRVADGRYAAPPDAGTGDAP
- a CDS encoding polyprenol monophosphomannose synthase, with product MGELSKIVVVVPTYNERENLPVLAGLLADLNLPGLELLVVDDNSPDGTGDVADELAKKSPETVGVLHRTAKDGLGRAYVAGITRALDEGADIVIQMDADLSHPASVIPTMVEMLRTTDAGVVIGSRYVPGGSAAAEWGWHRRALSAWANFYVNAILRLHVKDATAGFKAWKADTLRWIDIASIESNGYSFQVEMNYRTVKRGLKIAETPIRFEERTEGVSKMSLKVQLESALMPWKLLFGRS
- a CDS encoding helix-turn-helix domain-containing protein codes for the protein MTDQPPTEIERLLITTDEAAQRLNIHRSTLYDLIRTNKLKTVKIGARRLVRVSALEEAITLLEEGTAA
- a CDS encoding DNA cytosine methyltransferase — encoded protein: MSFAMSWTDLFCGAGGSSTGAIQVPGVTVRMAANHWRLAVETHNTNHPNTDHECADLSQVDPRRYPRTDGAWFSPECTNHSQAKGRKRNIDATPDLFGETLPDEAAERSRATMWDVLRFTEHHRYPVVIVENVVDAAKWVLWPSWRAGFDALGYCLHIVYLNSMHAQAGGLPAPQSRDRMYVVAHLKKTRCPDLNRWTRPLAYCPGCDQLVRAMQAWKKPDKAWGRYRAQYVWRCPNVACRNQVVEPGWLPAASAIDWSLTGERIGDKARPLAAKTMARIAAALDRQARLGAPLVVPMEGRDGKQAMPVTAVLRTQTTRNENALLVPAGGTWNDTGTPVTEVMRTRTATESEALVTPMVIPLRANNTAKGVGQVFDTFAAAGNHHGLLMPYYGNATARTTDDPHGTFTTRDRYALVMRNNTARGDGAEMSTPVGEPLRTLTTAGHQSLLEYATPAVEDCLFRMLEPHEIAAGMAFTPGYVVLGNKRERVRQLGNAVTPPAARDLIAATAEALGYDTSDLDAGSAVAA
- a CDS encoding DNA adenine methylase encodes the protein MTTTAPPFAYYGGKTTKAAQLVNLLPIHSHYVEPFAGSLAVLLAKPPVRFETVNDLDGALMTFWRVLRDRGEELARACYLTPHSRAEHLAAYHLTDDLDDLETARRVWVQLTQGRGGTRRRTGWRHFQNPAGRSPVSMPDYLAAYVERMTPALDRLRKVSLESRPALDVIADYGRHPGVCIYADPPYLGTTRSSRQYAVEMSGEDEHRDLADALRGCRAAVVLSGYPSALYDDLYDGWHRLDLAAFTGQANRHGIRTEALWSNRPLGAQPSLWEESA
- a CDS encoding tyrosine-type recombinase/integrase, yielding MTTTPRRKRTRRSNGQGSVYQRTEDNLWVGAAYVLMPDGTRRRKVVTGKTEAVVTTKLRNLQARSDQGIPAEATNWTLEAFLHHWLEYVVKPSRKPKTHQGYEVVARVHIIPVLGRKKLHKLNGADVRMFMQRVANTCLCCLHGYDKRRGAKAKCCAVGRCCHKTPSDRLVEQIHSVLRNALQAAVREELVQRNVAKLVQVRGATYEVNRGLNADQARKLRVAAENNRLKALYTLALYLGLRRGELLGLRWEDVDLDNEFLEIRQTLQRVDGELRAVTPKTRRSRRTVPLIARCVADLREHQERQNRERKSAGAVWKDTGYVFTTEIGTPIEPDNLRRSWYPLRTAAGLDGVRLHDLRHSCVTLLLGLKVPPHIVQAIVGHANLDVTMTIYAHTSLDDKREALRKLQEHLA